A portion of the Calothrix sp. 336/3 genome contains these proteins:
- a CDS encoding lipopolysaccharide assembly protein LapA domain-containing protein, translating into MKTLANLLTSIILGFWVMAIAIISAQNAEPVSLRFLTFQSIQIPFGLILAVSAAVGMIGISLLQPLWGLAGTERNHNSSNEDAEFFLDNEDF; encoded by the coding sequence ATGAAAACTCTTGCAAATCTCCTAACATCAATAATTTTGGGTTTTTGGGTGATGGCGATCGCCATCATTTCAGCACAAAACGCCGAACCAGTCTCTCTGAGGTTTCTTACATTCCAATCCATCCAAATCCCTTTCGGCTTAATTTTAGCCGTGAGTGCGGCTGTTGGCATGATTGGTATATCTCTTCTCCAACCACTTTGGGGGTTAGCTGGTACGGAACGAAATCATAATTCATCGAATGAAGATGCTGAATTTTTCCTTGACAACGAAGATTTTTAA
- the polA gene encoding DNA polymerase I encodes MTVNSVISQRPTLILVDGHSLAFRSYFAFAKGRDGGLRTKTGIPTSICFGFLKCLLEVIKMQQPEAMAVAFDLSTPTFRHEADENYKGDRPETPEDFIPDLENLRELLAALNLTALTAPGYEADDILGTLAQQAVRDGYQVKILSGDRDLFQLVDAEKAISVLYFSPEALKRSSNGITEFSAAEVQQKLGILPSQVIDFKALCGDKSDNIPGVKGIGEKTAVQLLTTYGSLSNIYNSLDGIKGATQRKLIEGKEDAEKSRYLAAIVLDVPLEIDLVNCKLQGFNTEAIVPILEKLEFKKFLHQINEIQEKFGGINPIATTSSEDITTEVDNDNDLWFFSSEDTANFQENLSQQLPIQPRIIDTVAQLNELVDILKTFTNPEVPVAWDTETSALEPRDAQLVGIGCCWGIQPDEVAYIPISHKLGNNLDKQTALDILKEILENEKYPKTFQNTKFDRLVFRCQGITLQGVVFDPMLASYILNPDSSHALNELTQKYLGLQIQSYADLVPKGKTIGDMSIMSVAQYCCLQVHATYQLVAKLRTELQVTPTLEKLLTEIEQPLEVVLADMEYQGIRVNKDYLQELSQQLEIDLAKLEQQVHGIAGDKFNLASPKQLSQILFEKMGISTKYSRKIQTGYSTDAATLEKLREVDTTGIIEAITEYRTLAKLKSTYVDALPVLVRPDTHRVHTSFNQTSTSTGRLSSSNPNLQNIPIRTAFSRQIRKAFLPESNYLIVAADYSQIELRILAHLSQEPILVEAYQNNEDIHTVTARLIFEKLEVTADERRAAKTINFGVIYGMGSLKFSRSTGIDKNLANEFIQRFYSRYPLVFEYLESVKKQAISQGYVETIFGRRRYFEFTSNSLIALKGKHPEEIELSKLKNLGQYDAGLLRSAANAPIQGSSADIIKIAMVKLQQILCKYQAKLLLQVHDELVLEVPPQEWEELKPQIKSVMEDAVQLTVPLVVDIHAGDNWMEAK; translated from the coding sequence TTGACTGTTAATTCTGTGATTTCCCAACGCCCTACCCTGATTTTGGTAGATGGACATTCTCTAGCTTTTCGTTCCTACTTTGCCTTTGCTAAAGGTAGAGATGGGGGATTAAGAACCAAGACAGGAATTCCCACCAGTATCTGTTTTGGTTTTCTCAAATGTTTATTAGAAGTCATAAAAATGCAGCAACCAGAAGCAATGGCTGTTGCTTTTGACTTGAGTACACCCACATTTCGCCACGAAGCAGACGAAAATTATAAAGGCGATCGCCCAGAGACACCAGAGGATTTTATCCCTGATTTAGAGAATTTGCGTGAATTGCTCGCAGCTTTGAATTTAACAGCCTTGACAGCACCAGGATACGAAGCTGATGATATCTTGGGAACCTTGGCACAACAAGCTGTCAGGGATGGTTATCAGGTAAAGATTCTCAGTGGCGATCGCGATTTATTTCAGTTAGTTGATGCAGAAAAAGCAATATCTGTGCTTTACTTTAGCCCAGAAGCTTTAAAGCGTTCTAGCAATGGGATTACAGAATTTAGTGCGGCAGAAGTTCAACAAAAATTAGGCATTCTTCCCTCTCAAGTTATTGATTTTAAAGCTCTTTGCGGAGATAAATCTGATAACATTCCTGGAGTTAAAGGAATTGGAGAAAAAACGGCAGTTCAATTATTAACTACCTATGGTTCTCTCAGCAATATCTATAACTCCTTGGATGGAATCAAGGGAGCTACCCAAAGGAAATTAATTGAAGGGAAAGAAGATGCCGAAAAATCTCGCTATTTGGCGGCGATAGTTCTGGATGTTCCCCTGGAAATCGATTTAGTAAATTGTAAATTACAAGGTTTCAATACTGAGGCAATTGTTCCCATTCTAGAGAAGCTGGAATTTAAAAAGTTTCTTCATCAAATCAACGAAATACAAGAAAAATTTGGTGGAATAAACCCAATCGCCACAACATCTTCTGAAGATATTACAACAGAAGTTGATAATGATAATGACCTGTGGTTTTTTAGCTCAGAAGATACAGCCAACTTTCAAGAAAATCTCTCTCAACAATTACCTATTCAACCTCGAATTATTGATACTGTTGCCCAGTTAAACGAATTAGTAGATATCTTAAAAACATTTACTAATCCTGAAGTTCCCGTTGCTTGGGATACGGAAACCAGTGCATTAGAACCTAGAGATGCACAATTAGTTGGCATTGGCTGTTGTTGGGGAATACAACCTGATGAAGTTGCTTATATTCCGATTAGTCATAAGTTGGGTAATAATTTAGATAAGCAAACAGCTTTAGATATTCTCAAAGAAATTCTCGAGAATGAGAAGTACCCCAAAACTTTCCAAAATACAAAATTTGACCGTTTAGTCTTTCGATGTCAAGGAATCACACTACAAGGGGTCGTATTTGACCCTATGTTAGCAAGTTATATCTTAAATCCTGACAGCAGTCATGCCTTAAATGAATTAACTCAAAAATATCTGGGATTACAAATTCAAAGCTACGCAGATTTAGTTCCTAAAGGTAAAACTATTGGGGACATGAGTATTATGAGTGTAGCTCAATATTGTTGTTTACAAGTTCATGCCACCTATCAACTAGTTGCAAAATTACGTACAGAATTACAAGTTACTCCTACCTTAGAAAAGCTTCTAACGGAAATTGAACAACCCTTAGAAGTAGTTCTGGCAGATATGGAATATCAGGGGATTCGTGTTAACAAAGATTATTTACAAGAACTTTCCCAACAATTAGAAATTGATTTAGCAAAATTAGAACAACAGGTACATGGGATTGCAGGAGACAAATTTAACCTTGCTTCTCCTAAGCAATTAAGCCAAATTTTATTTGAAAAAATGGGTATCAGTACCAAGTATTCCCGCAAGATTCAAACAGGATATTCCACAGATGCGGCAACTTTAGAAAAACTCCGAGAAGTCGATACTACAGGAATTATTGAGGCAATCACAGAATATCGTACCCTAGCAAAATTAAAATCTACCTATGTAGACGCTTTACCAGTATTAGTGCGTCCAGATACTCACAGAGTCCATACTAGTTTTAATCAAACTTCCACATCTACTGGTCGATTATCTTCATCCAATCCTAATTTACAAAATATTCCAATTCGGACAGCATTCAGCCGGCAAATTCGTAAAGCTTTTTTACCTGAATCTAATTATTTAATCGTCGCTGCGGATTATTCACAAATTGAATTGAGAATTTTGGCTCACTTAAGTCAAGAACCAATTTTAGTAGAAGCCTATCAAAACAACGAAGATATTCATACTGTCACAGCTCGGTTAATCTTTGAAAAATTAGAAGTGACAGCAGATGAAAGACGCGCAGCTAAAACAATTAATTTCGGCGTAATTTATGGTATGGGTTCTCTAAAATTTTCCCGTTCTACAGGAATTGATAAAAATTTAGCAAATGAGTTTATTCAAAGGTTTTATAGTCGTTATCCTTTGGTATTTGAGTACTTAGAAAGTGTGAAAAAGCAAGCAATTTCCCAAGGATATGTAGAAACTATCTTCGGCAGAAGACGTTATTTTGAGTTTACCAGTAATAGTTTAATTGCCTTGAAAGGGAAACATCCAGAGGAAATAGAACTGAGTAAATTAAAGAATTTAGGACAGTACGACGCTGGTTTACTACGTTCTGCGGCAAATGCACCAATTCAAGGTTCTAGTGCCGATATTATTAAGATTGCCATGGTGAAATTGCAGCAAATTTTATGCAAATATCAAGCGAAATTATTATTACAAGTTCATGATGAATTAGTCTTGGAAGTACCACCCCAAGAATGGGAAGAATTAAAGCCTCAAATTAAATCTGTCATGGAAGATGCGGTGCAATTAACTGTTCCTTTAGTGGTGGATATCCATGCGGGTGACAATTGGATGGAAGCGAAGTAG
- a CDS encoding PD-(D/E)XK nuclease family protein has protein sequence MSNPEQPFASYHLWSLIAPATGQQRWHCQMRRGFVKARQHEPRIKALMAKVTASQRIGLLAQKGVYEFHQNRHWLQQTDGVEKVAQLLKLSNLAHEVQQRVMQILQRYYDAPLLSGKRIILLTRGDEGFPKPILIEQANYCFRLYAAMDCIFIESGDTLHILDFKTGKSDFDRRQALVYLLAASYLYPRQQAVASFYNLEVGKKSELINVSSGELNKIESELAQVARKHQQDLQKYHENSNLFPDIFPPNPGYHCRFCPFNSICEFSSVHIPGI, from the coding sequence ATGTCAAACCCTGAGCAACCTTTCGCTAGTTATCACCTTTGGTCGTTAATTGCCCCAGCCACAGGGCAACAACGCTGGCATTGCCAGATGAGGAGAGGTTTTGTTAAAGCACGCCAACACGAACCACGAATTAAGGCACTAATGGCGAAAGTCACGGCTTCTCAACGTATTGGACTGCTAGCACAGAAAGGAGTTTATGAATTTCATCAGAATAGACATTGGTTACAGCAAACAGATGGAGTGGAAAAGGTTGCACAATTACTAAAATTAAGCAATTTAGCCCATGAAGTTCAGCAACGTGTAATGCAAATTCTGCAAAGATATTACGATGCTCCGTTGCTTTCAGGAAAACGCATCATTTTGTTAACTCGCGGCGATGAAGGTTTTCCCAAACCAATTCTAATTGAACAAGCAAATTATTGCTTCCGTTTATATGCGGCAATGGATTGCATATTTATTGAGTCAGGAGACACACTGCATATTCTTGATTTCAAAACCGGAAAATCGGATTTTGATCGCAGACAGGCTTTGGTATATTTGCTTGCAGCAAGCTACCTCTACCCTCGTCAACAGGCAGTGGCATCATTTTATAATTTGGAAGTCGGTAAAAAATCGGAATTAATTAATGTCAGTTCTGGAGAACTTAATAAAATAGAGTCTGAACTTGCACAGGTCGCTCGCAAACATCAACAGGACTTACAAAAATATCATGAGAATAGTAATTTATTTCCTGATATTTTCCCCCCTAATCCTGGCTATCATTGCCGCTTTTGCCCTTTCAACTCTATTTGTGAATTCTCCTCTGTGCATATTCCTGGAATTTAG
- a CDS encoding alpha/beta fold hydrolase produces the protein MPIYGADGINFQGVDGDRYWFEQPFEFTGIPDIDTPLSNFPVSVFLPSHRSPQETPLVIALQGMAAPYGWNAFIVPTLTQMGIAVALLETPFAGERSLVRTFSAMVSQELQPLIARNIYFDTQLLFKIFSCTARDISLVREFCGDRYHLTNPRVALFGMSMGVLFSGYAFTANGIGERLLGAIGHTNLQLFAKSWGGSLLPDIAASPLLRVMEPLVYKIKPELRTVIKIMQLTKNLKSPDEFGRICNPMHYINRVESHRRVRFLLGANDNLVNIRDARSCAADFPNGECYVVPGMGHGKIQWGPKFVDHVRYFLVTQLGDWQN, from the coding sequence ATGCCAATTTATGGAGCAGATGGGATTAATTTTCAAGGTGTAGATGGCGATCGCTATTGGTTTGAGCAACCCTTTGAATTTACAGGAATCCCTGACATTGATACTCCCTTGAGTAACTTCCCCGTCTCCGTGTTTCTTCCTTCCCATCGCTCCCCCCAGGAAACACCCCTAGTAATTGCTCTCCAAGGAATGGCTGCTCCCTATGGTTGGAATGCTTTCATCGTACCGACACTGACACAAATGGGGATTGCTGTTGCTCTCCTAGAGACTCCCTTTGCTGGAGAGCGTAGTTTGGTACGCACTTTTTCCGCAATGGTTTCCCAGGAACTTCAACCATTAATTGCTAGAAATATTTATTTTGATACCCAATTATTATTCAAAATTTTCAGTTGTACCGCTCGTGATATTAGCCTAGTCAGGGAATTTTGTGGCGATCGCTATCACCTGACAAATCCACGAGTTGCTCTTTTTGGTATGAGTATGGGAGTTTTATTTTCCGGCTATGCTTTTACTGCTAACGGAATTGGTGAAAGATTACTAGGGGCGATCGGACATACTAATCTCCAATTATTTGCAAAAAGCTGGGGTGGCTCCTTACTCCCAGATATTGCCGCATCACCCCTGCTAAGAGTTATGGAACCCCTGGTTTATAAAATTAAGCCCGAACTACGCACAGTCATCAAGATCATGCAATTAACCAAAAATCTTAAATCTCCTGATGAATTTGGGCGTATTTGTAACCCGATGCACTATATTAACCGCGTCGAATCTCACCGTCGAGTGCGTTTTCTCCTAGGAGCAAACGATAACCTTGTGAATATTCGTGATGCCCGTTCCTGCGCAGCAGATTTCCCCAATGGTGAATGCTATGTGGTTCCAGGAATGGGACATGGCAAAATCCAATGGGGACCAAAATTTGTGGATCATGTGCGCTATTTTCTTGTGACTCAATTAGGAGACTGGCAAAATTGA
- a CDS encoding type II toxin-antitoxin system PemK/MazF family toxin, translating to MTNPKRGEIWLVQLDPTVGQELQKTRPAVVINSELFATIPMRIVVPLTSWQPRFQERPFMVSIKRTEDNGLAQDSAGNLLQLRSVSTERFTMRLGQVSQAVLQEILAGLVICVDYE from the coding sequence ATGACTAACCCAAAGCGTGGTGAAATTTGGTTAGTCCAGCTAGATCCTACCGTCGGGCAAGAACTTCAGAAAACTCGCCCCGCAGTCGTTATCAATTCTGAACTTTTTGCTACCATTCCTATGCGGATAGTTGTCCCCCTCACTAGCTGGCAACCCAGATTTCAAGAGCGTCCCTTTATGGTTTCGATTAAGCGTACTGAGGATAATGGATTGGCTCAAGACTCGGCAGGTAATCTCCTGCAACTGCGTAGCGTCTCTACGGAGAGGTTTACTATGCGTCTGGGACAGGTTTCTCAAGCAGTTTTACAAGAAATTCTTGCAGGTTTGGTAATTTGTGTTGATTATGAGTAG
- a CDS encoding transglutaminase domain-containing protein, with translation MSVAIPSVTTSQMFGQKTIRPIGAAALGGIAFIQDTLIAMDTRKGHLLQIDLVSENTKIINPHQIREFTEVTGIAVWEDTLWVTRSHNVYLCKLNSLGLEHFATLPYPADGIAVWESTIYVSCEKLGYILIFDRDTRKEITRFYAPGVGVENLAVDSDNLWVSDTAEQTVYCLDRATGEIQFNVLTPFDSPTGIAIHTDTHTGKQTLYVAYASEEPYIRDNPNAHPSHELTYRDRTFIHPLHYHFNRDKRYALSNGYLVEMSYVEEISPLDEVYLPDVEWRIALPSDTERQKVKHLEPVGIPFTEEIIEGQRVAVFKFEALTPGERHLFGWKAILELRGIKYRITPRDVENIPELPPEFQARYLVDDDELAMDTSIVSRAARDAVGTETNLLRKMYSIRNYVYDKLSYGIKPYIDTPDVVLERGVGSCGEYVGVLLALCRLNGIACRTVGRYKCPPFGELQGVPLQPDFNHVWLEFYVPGIGWLPMESNPDDVGGYGPHPTRFFMGLCWYHVEIGKGISFETLISEGQRLTKEEISIGELAINHIRFRILEELPGF, from the coding sequence ATGAGTGTTGCTATCCCCAGTGTTACCACAAGCCAAATGTTTGGACAAAAAACTATTCGACCAATCGGTGCTGCTGCCTTGGGTGGCATTGCTTTTATTCAAGATACTCTCATTGCGATGGATACCCGTAAAGGGCATTTACTGCAAATTGACTTGGTTTCTGAGAATACAAAGATTATTAATCCTCATCAAATCCGGGAATTTACGGAAGTTACCGGAATCGCAGTTTGGGAGGATACTCTGTGGGTGACAAGAAGCCACAATGTTTATTTATGTAAACTGAATTCCTTAGGTTTAGAACATTTTGCCACCTTACCTTACCCAGCAGATGGCATTGCGGTATGGGAATCTACTATCTATGTCAGCTGTGAAAAGCTAGGGTATATCTTGATTTTTGACCGTGATACACGCAAGGAAATTACTCGCTTTTATGCTCCTGGAGTCGGAGTAGAAAATTTAGCCGTAGATAGTGATAATCTCTGGGTCAGTGACACAGCAGAACAGACTGTTTATTGTTTAGATCGAGCTACAGGAGAAATTCAATTTAACGTTCTCACTCCCTTTGATTCTCCCACAGGCATCGCCATTCATACAGATACTCACACAGGTAAACAGACACTTTACGTTGCCTACGCATCAGAGGAACCCTATATTCGGGATAATCCTAATGCTCACCCCAGTCATGAATTAACTTACCGCGATCGCACTTTTATTCACCCTCTTCACTACCACTTCAACCGTGACAAACGTTATGCTCTTTCCAATGGTTATCTTGTAGAGATGTCCTATGTGGAGGAAATTTCCCCCCTTGATGAAGTTTATCTCCCAGATGTAGAGTGGCGAATTGCCCTCCCCTCTGACACAGAACGGCAAAAAGTCAAGCACCTGGAACCTGTCGGTATTCCCTTCACGGAAGAAATTATTGAAGGACAACGAGTCGCAGTTTTCAAGTTTGAAGCTCTTACCCCCGGTGAACGCCACCTTTTCGGCTGGAAAGCAATCCTGGAATTACGAGGTATAAAATACCGTATTACCCCCAGAGATGTCGAAAATATCCCAGAATTGCCCCCAGAATTTCAAGCTCGTTATCTCGTTGATGATGACGAATTAGCAATGGATACAAGCATTGTCAGTCGCGCTGCCCGTGATGCAGTTGGCACTGAAACCAACTTACTACGCAAAATGTATAGTATCCGAAACTACGTCTACGACAAACTTTCCTACGGAATTAAACCCTATATTGATACCCCAGATGTGGTATTAGAACGGGGTGTTGGTTCCTGTGGAGAGTATGTTGGTGTGTTGCTTGCCCTTTGCCGCTTAAATGGTATTGCCTGCCGTACTGTAGGACGTTATAAATGCCCTCCCTTTGGAGAATTACAAGGAGTTCCCCTCCAGCCCGATTTCAACCATGTATGGTTAGAGTTTTACGTTCCGGGAATTGGTTGGTTGCCAATGGAATCAAACCCTGATGATGTTGGCGGTTATGGACCTCATCCCACAAGATTTTTTATGGGTTTGTGTTGGTATCATGTTGAAATTGGTAAAGGTATTTCCTTTGAAACTTTAATCAGTGAAGGACAACGTTTAACTAAGGAAGAAATTTCCATTGGAGAATTAGCAATTAATCATATTCGCTTTAGAATTTTGGAAGAATTGCCAGGTTTTTAG
- a CDS encoding cation-translocating P-type ATPase has protein sequence MSAHSLPDSATVWHSLEVNQALELLQTSADNGLTPQEVEQRLQKYGPNELEETGGRSAWEILLDQFKNIMLLMLIAVAFISGTLDLLAWQQGTLKPGEIPFKDTIAILAIVILNGILGYVQESRAEQALAALKKMASPNVRVIRNGKPMEVASKDIVPGDVMLLEAGVQLSADGRLLEVSNLQIRESALTGEAEAVSKQAELKLPEDTTLGDRLNLVFQGTEVVQGRGKVLVTNTGMTTELGKIAEMLQSVESEPTPLQQRMTQLGNVLVTGSLILVAIVIVAGMVQAYLSGLSQNELFLRFQELVEVSLSMAVAVVPEGLPAVITVTLALGTQRMVRRNALIRKLPAVETLGSVTTICSDKTGTLTQNKMVVQSIFTNNQEFRITGEGYIPQGDFQLGGNKIDPGEYGEIPPLLVACTVCNDSVLQQDKGQWQILGDPTEGALVTLAGKAGIEQDQWNSKLPRVAEFPFSSERKRMSVVCRVEQVNTGSSPIAEIDPAISGLVKDEKFLMFTKGSPELILARSTQVFLGKQVISLTEEERVRILAENDRMASNGLRVLGFAAKPWMEAPQEGNDEASEQGLVWLGLVGMLDAPRPEVRAAVQECRDAGIRPVMITGDHQLTARAIAIDLGIAQDGDRVITGQELQKMSDSELEQQVDLVSIYARVAPEHKLRIVQALQRRGRFVAMTGDGVNDAPALKQADIGIAMGITGTDVSKEASDMVLLDDNFATIVAATKEGRVVYTNIRRFIKYILGSNIGEVITIAAAPILGLGGVPLSPLQILWMNLVTDGLPALALAVEPPEPDVMKRPPFSPRESIFARGLGSYMIRIGIIFAIISIILMQWAYLHVQTKVEGLDPERWKTMVFTSLCLAQMGHAIAIRSNNQLTIQINPFSNPYVLGAVVLTSILQLMLVYVPPLQSFFGTHYLTPSELGICLGFSALMFVWIEGEKIFFKLMGKKSV, from the coding sequence ATGTCTGCTCATTCTTTGCCCGATTCAGCCACCGTTTGGCATAGTCTAGAAGTTAATCAAGCCTTAGAACTGCTCCAAACGAGTGCAGATAATGGTTTAACGCCTCAAGAAGTAGAGCAACGGTTGCAAAAATATGGACCGAACGAACTAGAGGAAACTGGTGGTCGCAGTGCTTGGGAAATTCTCTTGGATCAGTTCAAGAACATTATGTTGTTGATGCTGATTGCTGTAGCTTTCATTTCCGGGACTTTGGATTTGTTAGCTTGGCAACAAGGGACTTTAAAACCTGGTGAAATTCCCTTCAAAGATACGATCGCTATCCTTGCCATTGTAATTCTCAATGGTATCCTCGGCTATGTTCAGGAGAGTCGCGCCGAACAAGCTCTAGCAGCCTTGAAAAAAATGGCTTCGCCGAATGTGCGTGTCATTCGTAACGGTAAACCCATGGAAGTCGCATCTAAGGATATTGTCCCTGGGGATGTGATGCTCCTAGAAGCGGGTGTACAGTTATCAGCGGATGGGAGGTTGTTAGAAGTTTCTAACTTGCAAATCCGTGAATCTGCTCTGACTGGGGAAGCTGAGGCTGTGAGCAAGCAAGCTGAACTGAAGCTCCCTGAAGATACAACTCTGGGCGATCGCCTAAATTTGGTTTTCCAAGGAACCGAGGTTGTCCAAGGACGGGGTAAGGTACTGGTGACAAATACCGGAATGACTACCGAATTAGGTAAGATTGCGGAGATGTTGCAATCAGTGGAGAGCGAACCGACTCCCTTACAGCAGAGGATGACGCAGCTGGGGAATGTGCTAGTAACGGGTTCCTTGATACTAGTGGCGATTGTTATTGTTGCTGGGATGGTACAAGCTTACCTGTCTGGTCTTTCCCAAAATGAATTATTTCTCAGATTCCAAGAACTGGTAGAAGTATCCCTATCTATGGCGGTTGCGGTAGTTCCAGAGGGTTTACCTGCGGTAATTACGGTAACTTTGGCATTGGGAACCCAACGAATGGTACGGCGAAATGCCCTGATTCGTAAATTGCCTGCGGTGGAAACTCTGGGTTCTGTTACTACTATTTGCTCTGATAAAACGGGAACTCTCACCCAAAATAAAATGGTGGTGCAGTCAATTTTCACCAATAATCAAGAGTTCCGGATTACAGGAGAAGGTTACATTCCCCAGGGTGACTTTCAATTAGGTGGTAACAAAATTGACCCAGGTGAATATGGAGAAATTCCTCCTCTGTTGGTAGCTTGCACAGTTTGTAATGATTCTGTATTGCAGCAGGATAAGGGGCAATGGCAAATTCTTGGTGACCCGACGGAAGGAGCGCTGGTAACTCTGGCGGGAAAAGCTGGTATCGAACAAGACCAGTGGAATAGTAAGCTGCCACGGGTAGCTGAGTTTCCCTTTTCCTCGGAACGCAAACGGATGAGTGTGGTTTGTCGCGTGGAGCAGGTGAATACGGGTTCATCTCCCATCGCAGAAATTGACCCGGCAATTAGTGGCTTGGTCAAAGATGAAAAATTCTTGATGTTTACCAAGGGTTCACCAGAGTTAATTTTGGCGCGTTCTACCCAAGTATTCCTAGGGAAACAAGTTATTAGCTTAACTGAAGAAGAAAGGGTGAGAATTCTGGCGGAAAATGACCGCATGGCAAGTAACGGTCTGCGGGTTTTGGGTTTTGCGGCTAAACCTTGGATGGAAGCACCTCAGGAAGGTAATGATGAAGCTTCAGAGCAAGGTTTGGTGTGGTTAGGTTTAGTGGGAATGCTAGATGCGCCCCGTCCAGAGGTGCGAGCTGCTGTTCAGGAATGTCGAGATGCGGGAATTCGTCCGGTGATGATTACTGGCGATCATCAGTTGACTGCAAGGGCGATCGCGATTGATTTAGGGATTGCTCAGGATGGCGATCGCGTAATCACGGGTCAAGAACTCCAGAAAATGAGTGACTCAGAACTGGAACAACAGGTCGATTTGGTCAGTATCTATGCTCGTGTAGCTCCAGAACATAAGCTGCGTATCGTGCAAGCGCTGCAACGTCGTGGTCGATTTGTGGCAATGACGGGGGATGGGGTAAATGATGCTCCTGCCCTGAAACAGGCAGATATTGGTATTGCTATGGGGATTACCGGGACGGATGTCAGTAAGGAAGCCAGTGATATGGTATTACTTGATGACAACTTTGCCACTATAGTTGCTGCCACCAAAGAAGGACGTGTGGTTTATACGAATATTCGTCGTTTCATTAAGTACATTCTTGGTAGCAACATCGGTGAAGTGATTACCATTGCTGCTGCTCCTATCCTAGGATTAGGAGGAGTTCCCCTCTCACCCTTACAAATTCTTTGGATGAACCTCGTTACCGATGGTTTACCGGCTTTAGCTTTAGCGGTGGAACCCCCGGAACCAGATGTGATGAAGCGTCCCCCCTTTAGTCCCCGTGAAAGCATCTTTGCCCGTGGTTTAGGCTCCTATATGATTCGGATTGGGATTATTTTCGCCATCATCTCGATTATTCTCATGCAGTGGGCATATTTACACGTACAAACCAAGGTGGAAGGACTCGATCCAGAAAGATGGAAAACCATGGTATTCACTTCATTGTGTTTAGCACAGATGGGACATGCGATCGCCATCCGTTCTAATAACCAATTAACCATCCAAATCAATCCTTTCTCAAATCCTTACGTATTGGGGGCGGTGGTTTTAACCAGTATCCTACAGTTGATGTTGGTATATGTTCCCCCTCTGCAATCGTTCTTTGGTACTCATTACTTAACCCCTTCAGAATTAGGGATTTGTCTTGGTTTTAGTGCATTAATGTTCGTCTGGATTGAAGGTGAGAAAATCTTCTTCAAGTTGATGGGTAAGAAGTCGGTTTAG
- a CDS encoding UPF0175 family protein, which yields MKSVSFELPDSVFSALHKQPSEFVQEMRIAAAVKWYELGEISQRKAAEIAGLSCSEFMDALSRYKTASLSYVPDRLGSDIDTSSLSYVPDRLGSDIDSDSTAVASKSQLSLRQIAALPVEERHRLLVPFIAATAEDFLDPEFAEFPMLEVENCDRGND from the coding sequence GTGAAAAGCGTTTCCTTTGAATTACCAGATAGTGTATTTTCTGCCCTCCACAAACAACCGAGTGAATTTGTTCAGGAAATGCGTATCGCTGCTGCTGTCAAGTGGTACGAATTAGGGGAAATTTCCCAGCGTAAAGCCGCAGAAATCGCAGGTTTAAGCTGTTCAGAATTTATGGATGCTCTTTCTCGTTATAAAACTGCTTCTCTGTCCTATGTCCCCGATAGATTAGGGAGTGATATCGATACTAGTTCTTTATCCTACGTCCCTGATAGATTGGGGAGTGACATAGATAGTGACTCAACTGCGGTAGCGAGCAAATCTCAGCTATCTTTACGTCAAATTGCAGCTTTACCAGTGGAAGAACGCCACAGACTACTCGTTCCTTTCATTGCTGCCACAGCGGAAGACTTCTTAGATCCTGAATTCGCTGAATTCCCGATGTTAGAAGTCGAAAACTGCGACAGAGGTAATGACTAA